The Magallana gigas chromosome 6, xbMagGiga1.1, whole genome shotgun sequence genome includes the window GTGTTCAAATGttgttatataattttcaacCATAAAATTAGGAATGCTAACGAGAACTAGAGTACTTGACTATCACTCGTTCATTCCAATCGTCGGATTAAATGTTCTTAGTCGAATACTcgcaaatattattttttaaaattaaagcaatttatcaacaaatcaaagaaataaaaaaatcaaatcattttatttcctcaaaaGAAACTAGAAGctttttttgtcactttttgTCACAATTTGTTACAATCTGTCCCATCAGTGGCCCTGTTGTGTTTTTGAgggctaatacatgtatattggtcTGATTAagttattgttttcaataaaactaCTTTGGCAAAGGCGTTTGTTTTCATAATCtatgaatattaaattatttattatacacGGAACAGTGACCTAAATACCGATTAATATGTATAtgacaagttgctgtcctttaaaaagggactgcaatacgtggaccatttgcatgtgtttcaaACGAAAACGCGAAAGCCTTAAAATTatgggcgcctgtaaagtgcgaaacgaaatcgaaacgaaacgaaaccaatcgaaacgaaacgaaaccaatcgaaacgaaacgaaaccaaacgaaacgaaaccaaaaatcgaaacggaatttaaacaaaactaatatcaattttgactacagaAAAGTGAAAatcaattcattgaaataataaagtttggaaccataaaatataacaacCTGTATGTTTCACATGgcgtattatacgaaatttgcAAAAGTTATACAATTATGTAAATAACTGATGTTTATTcctataccttttaatgtttctaatttgtttcattaaatgatattcagacgtttagagagagagagagagagagagagagagagagagagagagagagagagagagagagagagagaggggagagagagagagagagatgcctttACACTTATCAgttataaatatgatttgaaaTGGACACACAGTTTGAACCTAATGTGTTCGAGTATAATTGGCTTCCCTACATAAAATCTAACGAggtgtgggtttttttgtgggttttttttttacatatgaatataaatcttttaacattttcatgaaaatgaacCATTATTTTATGCCATTGGCCgtctgattaaaaaaattaacaatttaatgcTATGTATTACATTTTAAGTTATATACTATTGctctatttcatttattcaagaTTCGAATTAGAaccttaaacaaatatattttgcataatttcaaaaagtgggaaaatcttgaaatatacccttggaatcaaaatttaaaaaaacccagtttgtTTCTCCTCAAAGTAGATgtgatttaatatttacatttatcaaCTATCACTACCAAAAGTGCAGATATATCCTGTCACAATGTAGCAATATGAAAGttatatgaaaaattgtttcaTGAAAAATGGAAACGATAACATTGATAACAAACATGTTTCAAACGATGGCATTAGACACACACATTGTTAGATACAAACCATTTGAGTACATCTCAAAAGTAATTTTGTATATGCTATTATTATTGGTAGcaatttattcaattaaaatattgtttaccaTCATCAAAGTACCGCAGCGGGAATAAACAGATATAAAATTTCGCATtcacattttaataaaatgttatcgTTTCAATTTACTATTATAGTTTTTGTACTTTACAGAAAGATGGCTGATCATTATTTGTCTGAGTCAGTGTATGTTGGAATGTGTCACAAGATAGGGACCCCACAACAGGTGGCCTCCAGGAGAGAAAGATGTGATAATGGTGAGTTGAAGGCGAATCAACTGAtgaaaaatcagcttaaaaTTCGTGTCATGGTGAGTGGGAGTCTAAAGGAAGGACTACGACTACCTGGGTCAGACATCGACATTATGTTTTGGCCAAGTGACTTTCGAGTATTATGGAACTTTTCCCAGTTTGAGTTTCGGACGTTTGGCACACAGATCCCAGTTATCTCTGACTGTTCTGAGAGCCCACCAGGTTTCACTCTACTTCGACTCCCGATCGAAATTCTCCCCTTTATAAAGATTCCCTCCGAAACTTATATTGATGACGCAATACAATATGTTATGGAGGCCTGTGTTTGGCATAATGGTAAACTTCTGCTGTCAAGTTCTAAATACAgggaaataaggaaaaaaatatcttttcctGGTTCTTCAACACATGGGCCTTGTAATACTGGGACACTGGGCAGTGGATTAGAGTACGATGAGGTTTATTGTTTCATCAGTGAATTCTGGCCTCCTTCTGCCTTCTCATGGATAGACAGATGTCAAGTATGGCCTCAACCTCATGTTGTCAATGACATCGTCAGAAGTGGATGTCACTTTGTAGCAATAGGTCACAAACTTGGAAAGCAAGTAGACAACGAATGGAGAATTTCGTTCACACAAGCAGAATACAAACTTGTGTATTCAATGAATCATTCACAGTTCTTAACTTATGGTATGCTGAAACTGTTCTTAAAGGAAATTATTAACAATGGCGTTAGAGACGAAGATAAACTGCTGTGTTCCTACCACATGAAAACAGCGGTATTCTGGGCCATACAACAGAACACATTACCTTACTGGTGTCCAGAAAACCTGTTGGTCGGTTTCTGGGTTTGCTTTAAACTCCTTCTAAAATGGGTGTATGAGGGGGTTTGTCCAAATTTTTTCATCCCACAAAACAATATGTTTTTGAACAACATATTTGGTGAAGCTCAGAAAAGATTATTTATGCGCTTGTATGGATTGTATGAAAAGGGCGTTGCATTGTTGCTGTGCAGTTCCTCCATGAGAACTTCTATAATCAATGTGCTTTGCAATCCAAGGCGTATGGTCCGCATAGATGAGCAGAATTTGATACCTGAAGTTGAACTTGATATAGAGTTATTTAATGATATGGTGGAAATTGATGTTATCCATCCATCAAGCTTGCGGCAGTGTTTAAAGGTGTTGCGCATTGCTGAACCGTTGATAAATTACACCCACACACAAAGTGAAATCGTCCTGCTACAAAAAGTTTCAAGCACGATTTTTCAGGGTGCTGCATTTTACTTAAACAATATGTACATTGATAAAGGCCTCAACAAGTTTACGTATATTGCTGACAAATTGGCATGCCACTTATTGAAATGTGCAGTCATGTGTGGGTTTTCCTCTGGTATGCTGTACGTTGCAATGCATTTTTACAGGACATGCAGATATAGGAAGGCTTTATCTGTTTTAGAAATGGCAAAGGCAAAGTTGGTACAGCCATGGCTGATATACAAGAGAAATGTAGACCGGGAGAGATACAATTACGCTTTAGGGGGACAGGCGCTACCAATAAAGATGAGAAAGGCTCTAGCATGGGATATCAAACTCAATCATAAAATCTGTTATATTGAAGAGTTAGTACCCGAACAACAGCCTGGAAGGGAAAACCACACCCCTTTATTGTACATCCCACCCTGTGTGTTGTTACACATGCTAGAGTTTTTGTGCTATAGACATGTTGACACAATGCGAGCCCAAACAGCTCTACATGAGCTACAGGTCCTAGTCCACCATGATCAGGGACACTTTGTACCCGAACAACTTAGGGACATCTCATGGGAGATCCTTGGAATATGTCAACAAATCAGAGGAGACCTCCGAGCTGCCATGTTCTCATATGAACAGTCACTCATACAAAAGCCATTCAATAGAATACAATCAGCTACAAGAAAGAGAATCCAAGATATACATACTTACTTATACGGATTTTTACTGACTGTATACGAAGCATTTTCGGGTTTTAACAATTACGAGGCGCCTCCTGTGGATTATTAACGAAGGACCTGTCAACAGTTCCTAAATAGTCCCTTGTCTGCCCTGAAATCACACCAAGAGTCACTTAAACAAACTTAATTCATACAGtagaatatcaaataaatgttaGCACGGACAGTGGGTCAGTGATGTGGCTGGAagcttttcatttttattcattcctaaaaatcttttattgtatataatgctttttttcaatatataacgTTGAAATGATTCCTAGGTTGTTCAAAATCAGCTAATTAGAGAGTGTAATGCAACACACCTCcaaatacattataaaatatcCACACATCCCGATcgaaaaatgaaaagaattacCTGTATTGTTTTGATATAAGATTCCGTGATTATATGTACCTGATGCAGTCATGTCGAATATAATCTGATCTAATACGATAATACATTGTAACatcattgtttacatgtacatgtattctgttTACCTCTTCGAACTACCGCATGATTCATTTGCGACAACTGTTTCGATATAatcttgttttattgttttaaaacgcGCTAAAATATACTGACGTATTTTAATGCGTACTGCGTCATTAGTTTCAGAGAGTGGTGATACGGAATCGGAAAACCACAATGTGGTGATTCGGAAAATCGGATCACATtctgtaaaattgagagtgtcAAGATGGGGAAATTGATGGGTATATAATACAGTGTCCCATCATTGTTAACATGTACTTAAATACCACATGATCCATTTGCGACAATTGTTTCGATATAAccttgttttactgtatttttgtAGCGTTTTGTGATTTTTAGATTGTTGGATATCTACTATTTGGAGATCTACGAGGAATGATTCATAAAGAAATGGTGTTAATTTCATTGGATATGATATTCACACTGCATGCGCGGATCTTAAAAGGGAGGGGGcggcaaacacaattattctttggacccccctggaaaaatttctGTATCCGCGCATGCACTGGATTCTACGGTGGCATGGATCTGCcgccacttgtcagataattttGCGACTTGTCaaatgattatgtcgacttgtcagatatttatgccaacttgtcagatctttatgttgagttttcagaaaattatcatattgactagaaactcaatattttgttgtcaaagcGTGTTAGTGCCACTAATTGTCATTAACTTGTCATcataatatctgacaagtcgacataaagatctgacaagtcaatataattatctgacaagtcgacatcaagatctgCAAGTCGACATAAtgatctgacaagtggtggcagatctatgccaccataagATTCATAATTCCAACTGTCTTTGCAAtgatgatttttcaaaaaattatcttttatgtGCTGTGTGAATTACCGTTCCGTctgtatcaaaaatatttcttgattaaaatatttttcgtagaaaatttgttttatttggatTTTTAGTACAGGAAATGCAGTCTTGTTTTGTGGGAAGAATCTGTCTGACTAATTAACAGGCATAAATAGCATCGATTCTAAAAGGGCGGGCagacctacccccccccccaaaaaaaaaattaaaaatcctgACAAGCAAAATAACCCCTCATGCAACATATCAAAGTTACAATAAGCGACGCGCTGTAATTAGGGAACTCAAAATAACGTCACTTTTCTTCCGTCAGGTACATTTTTTAACGTTTTTCTTTCTACACAAGCCCCTTTGGAAGAGATGAATACTTATTTCGGAATTAGcttttttggtattttattaGAATTGTTTAAGTATTTTAATATTcgaaattggggggggggggggctgtccAGACATCCTTAACTTCCTCTAGATTCGCGCCTGCATTACAAGGACATTACTCGCGCTCATAAACATGAAAGTGAAAGGAACGAGGCCTTATCCATGTTCATCTCCACAGGTGTTCATCCTCGAATTCCACCTGCTCACAACTGTCTGACTTAGAAAAGACTAaggtatataaattataaacttaCTGCACACACTGAATAGAAGTTAACACAATCGATACACCTATAGCTCGAATTTACTTTaagtttgttgatatttttttttacagcacatcagtacatgtacttgtttatctcttttcaactacaggcacctgaatttttatcaatcagtcgcttaataagtcatatattgaaaaattctacccctactatatgtatttatatatagtaggggtcgaatttttcaatatatgacCTATGAagcgactgattgataaaaattcaggtgcaTGTGTTTCCACGTCCACCCTTCGGTTTTAGAGAAGAGAGTTTTTATTGTTAAGGTTCGATCTCATAAATCATAAAACTAATATTTGTCAACTATATTATAttctttcattttgaaaaaatatattttgtattttacaccAAACATTTAGGCATATTTTTCGCCCGTTATCAAAGATGAAAAGCCGGgaattatgatgtcataatagTGACaattatcaaatgattttttaaaggaataacaGTTATCAGACAGTAATGCTGCTTCTTTTGCAGAGGATAGGGCTATGTAGTTCTCTATCGCATCATCGACGTTTGTGCCATAGTGTCATGACGATGATGCGATGGCGTGACAATTCGATGACAATGGTGTGATGGCACGATAATGGTGATGACGAGGATGCGATGGCGCGACAATTCGATAAGAATGGTGCGATGGCACAATAATGGCATGATGATACGATAGTGATGACACGATGGTGCGATAGTGATGATGCGATGCTCTATCGCGTCATCGTTACTTCTTTATCGCATCATCGTCATAGTGCCATCGCACCATCGTACTTTTGACTgttttgcgcatgcgcaagagAGAAAGTGCGCCAGGCAGTGAATATTTGAACAGATTTTATATGAGAAATTGACCTTACTAGGTTGATAAAGTGGActctttaataataataaggtATGACAAATAAGCCTTATCCTCCTAGCTTGCAATATAGATATTTAACGAGGctgggtctaatttgttctgccctagatttttgaacgAAATTTTTTACacgaatttctactgatataattattattttcagataaaaaaaataagacatttaccacaacgtttgtttacgtggccatctcaaagtttgttaaattctatcataggaccctatgggattttgcttgaaatgtatcaactttgcacattttttacatttttttttaatcttctgccctagggatttctttttctgttctatatATTAaggttattgctaaaaggcatcaaatggtcaaataaaaaaacccttttacctcctggtttgttccaggtgTCTTATTGGagttttttttgtatgcccaatttcccagatttgtcagataatggctatttttgaTTTGACATCGGCgtaaatggtgat containing:
- the LOC117688740 gene encoding uncharacterized protein, with the protein product MADHYLSESVYVGMCHKIGTPQQVASRRERCDNGELKANQLMKNQLKIRVMVSGSLKEGLRLPGSDIDIMFWPSDFRVLWNFSQFEFRTFGTQIPVISDCSESPPGFTLLRLPIEILPFIKIPSETYIDDAIQYVMEACVWHNGKLLLSSSKYREIRKKISFPGSSTHGPCNTGTLGSGLEYDEVYCFISEFWPPSAFSWIDRCQVWPQPHVVNDIVRSGCHFVAIGHKLGKQVDNEWRISFTQAEYKLVYSMNHSQFLTYGMLKLFLKEIINNGVRDEDKLLCSYHMKTAVFWAIQQNTLPYWCPENLLVGFWVCFKLLLKWVYEGVCPNFFIPQNNMFLNNIFGEAQKRLFMRLYGLYEKGVALLLCSSSMRTSIINVLCNPRRMVRIDEQNLIPEVELDIELFNDMVEIDVIHPSSLRQCLKVLRIAEPLINYTHTQSEIVLLQKVSSTIFQGAAFYLNNMYIDKGLNKFTYIADKLACHLLKCAVMCGFSSGMLYVAMHFYRTCRYRKALSVLEMAKAKLVQPWLIYKRNVDRERYNYALGGQALPIKMRKALAWDIKLNHKICYIEELVPEQQPGRENHTPLLYIPPCVLLHMLEFLCYRHVDTMRAQTALHELQVLVHHDQGHFVPEQLRDISWEILGICQQIRGDLRAAMFSYEQSLIQKPFNRIQSATRKRIQDIHTYLYGFLLTVYEAFSGFNNYEAPPVDY